GGCGGTCCACCTGCGCGAGCATCTGCGTCAACTGCGGTCGCTGCTCGTTGAGCACCGCAGTTGCCACCGGGAGTTCGTCGAGAATCTTGGCGATCTTGTCGTTCTGCTCGTTGACTCGACTGGACAACACGTCGAGACCGTCGAGCGCGCGAGTAATGTCCTCACGCTGTTCGTTCAGGCCACCGATCAGAGCATTTGCCTGTTCCAGAAGACTTCTCGTCTTTCCTTCACGTCCGTCGAATGCCGCGCCGAGTTCCTTGACGATGGGCTGCAACTGGCCGACACCGCCGCCGTTGAGCAGCAGTGACAATGCACCGAGAACCTGTTCGATCTCGGTGGCGTGCCGCGTGCGATCCAACGGAATCAGGTCACCGTCTGCCAGCTTCGCGGTGGTGTCCGCTCCACTCGGTGGAGCCGACAGCTGAATGAACTTCTCGCCGAGCAAGTTGGTCTGTTCCACGGCCGCAACCGCGTTGGCCGGCAAGTCCACCGACGAATCCAGGATGATCCCCACATCGGCGGTCCATCCGTCCGGACCCACCCCGATCTTCTCTACCCGACCGACCGGAACTCCGTCCACCTTGACCGCGGACTGCGGAACAAGATCGAGGACGTCGTCGAATTGAATGGTCAGGTTCATGGGATTCGAACCGACGTCAGGACCGCCCGGAAGCGGTACGGCATAGATCCCCTCCGATGAGCAAGCACTCGCACCGAGCAGGACTACAAGCCCAGCTCCGGCAATCACTGTGCGCTTCACTCGCCCTCCCCGCTGCTCAGTCGCGGTGACACGACACCGGGAACAGTGCCGGGAACTACCTGCATCTGACGCTCCGGACCGGCCAGGATGCCGAACGGAAGATTCATGTTCTTGGCCTGGTCGGCCGCATCTGTCATGGCTGCCACCGCCACACACTGATCAATGGCGGGCTGCATCTGCCGTCCCAACTCTTCGAATTGAGGATTACCCGGAACGAGTTTGCCGAGATCCATCAACTTGCACATCACCTCAGCCGGGTTCTGCAAGTCCGGGAAGGCCAGACGTGAAGCGAGAACACCGGATTCGGCGTCGTACGAATTCACGAGATTCGAAATGGCGAGCGGCAACATGGTCAAGGTGTTGGCAAGCCCTTCCTTGTTGTTCGCCAACGTCTGTGTCGGCGCAATCAGGCCTTCCGCCGTGGTCGCCAACTGATCACGGTTGTCTGCCACGAACTTCGCGACATCACCGAGAGCGAAGGACAACTGATTCAGAGCGGCACCGAGATCGTCGCGTTCACCGGCCAGAAATCCCGTGAGGTCGGACAACTGAGTGTTGAACTGACGCACCTGTTGATCGTTGGTCGCCAACGCTCCGACAAACGTGTTGAGATTCTTGATGGTGACCGCGATGTTGTCACGCGAGTCGTTCAACGTACGAGCCGCATCGGACAACTGGGTGATGCTCTCCCCCAACGCGGCACCGTTTCCGTCGAGGTTCGCGGCACCGGTCTCGACGAACTTGGACAGCGCACCGTCCTTGTTGGCACCTTCCGGTCCGAGCGCCGACGCAAGGTCGTTGATGCTCGCGTACAACTGATCAACCTCGACCGGGGTGGCGGTGCGCTCGATCGGAATCACCGAACCGCTGGTCATCTTGTTGCCGCCGGTGAACACCGGAGTCAACTGAATGTAGCGGTCCGCCACCACTGACGGAGTCACCTGTGCTGCATTGGCATCCGCCGGTATGTCGATTCCGCGATCCACCCGGAGGTCGACCTTGACCTGATCACCCTGCGGCTGCACCGAGGTGACAGTGCCGACCTTTACGCCCAGAACCCGGACGTCGGAACCGTCGTAGATACCGATGGACTTGTCGAAGTACGCCGTGATCGTTGTCGTGCCCGCGCGGGTGAACACCCACCACAGGGCGCCACCGACCACCATCACGCCGACCAACGCTGCGGCAACGATCGCCAGAGTTCGCTTCTTGGAGCCACTTTCGGCTTCAGTGATATCAGCCATCAGTTACCTCCCAACGTGCGAATCGGATCACGAGGGCCCGGAATCAGAGGCAGACCAGGAGGAAGAAGGTTGACAACAACCTGGTCGAACCAACGGCCGTTGCCGACCACGTTGGCGTACAGGCGAATAAAGGGTTCGTAGAGCTTCAGAGCCTTGTCCAAGTTCTCGTTGTTGGCTTCCAGGATGTCGATGACACCGTTGAGTTGCGTCAACGCCGGCCCGATTGCCGCTTCGTTGTCGCGAACCAATCCGGTGAGTTGCTGTGACACCCGCTGAGTTCCGGTGAGCAACTGGGAGATCGCCTGCTGGCGGTTGTTCAACTCCTGCACCAGCAGAGCGCCGTCGCTGATCAGTTGCGTGAACTCTTTGTTCCGGTCCGCCAAGATCTGCGACGTCTTCCCCGTTGCCTCGAACAGTTTCTGCAGGTCCTGATCGCGGCTCGCAATTGTCTGCGACAACCGGCTCACACCGTCGAGCGATGCCCGGACGTCATCCGGCGTCTCGGAGAAAGCCTCCGACAACGTCTCCATACTCTGCGCCAACTGGTCTGTGTCGATGTCACCGACAGTGTCGGCGGCCGACGAGAAAGCCTCGACGACGTCGTACGGAGCCGTCGTGCGCTCCAACGGAATTCGGTCCTTCGGGTTCAGATTTTCAGTACCACGCGGATCCAGCGCCAAGTACTTCTGCCCCAGAATCGTCTTGATCTGGATGGACGCCGACGTCTGATCGCCGACCCACGCATCCTTGACCTTGAAGTCGACCAGAACGCGGTCACCGTCGAGATCGACTGATGTCACCTTGCCGACCTTCACACCCGCGATGCGGACCTCGTTACCTGGCTTGAGCCCCGCAGCTTCCGAGAATTCTGCCGCGTACGAAGAACCTGCCCCGACAAAGGGGAGCGAATCCATGAAGAAGGCGGACACCGTTGCGAGAAGCACCACGACGATACCTATGGCGCCGGCCATTGCCGGACTACGACGCTTTTTCATCGGCCCTGCAACTCCTTCATTCCGTCTTGAGTGCATCGCTTGGCCGCGTTGGTGTAGATCGGCATATTGACAGTCGGCAACCCGGTCGGCAGGTTCAGCGAAGCCGACTGGCCGGGACCTGCAACGATGTCAATTCCGCACAGGTAGAACTGGAACCACGAACCGTAGCTTGCGACCCTGGCCAACTTGTCGAGCTTGACGGGCAAGGTCTCGAGCACTGCATTCACATCGTCGCTACGACGGTTCAGCGTTGTCGCCAGTGTGTCCAGTGCCGTGATCGATCCCTGGATCGACGGTCGCGTCGGCTCC
The nucleotide sequence above comes from Rhodococcus sp. KBS0724. Encoded proteins:
- a CDS encoding MCE family protein, whose amino-acid sequence is MKRTVIAGAGLVVLLGASACSSEGIYAVPLPGGPDVGSNPMNLTIQFDDVLDLVPQSAVKVDGVPVGRVEKIGVGPDGWTADVGIILDSSVDLPANAVAAVEQTNLLGEKFIQLSAPPSGADTTAKLADGDLIPLDRTRHATEIEQVLGALSLLLNGGGVGQLQPIVKELGAAFDGREGKTRSLLEQANALIGGLNEQREDITRALDGLDVLSSRVNEQNDKIAKILDELPVATAVLNEQRPQLTQMLAQVDRLGTVGTDVLTQSKDDLIADLQALRPTLQALADSGDDFVGALPFLPTFPFPDGVEKIAQGGSVNLFLAVDLQIGNTLSGLGVGQGDPEYRQPKFGDPKPVVDPSNPYYNGNGPRPGWPTVSLLPIAPILPQLPVAPTVGAPLNPIQGMLDQFGIGGGQ
- a CDS encoding MCE family protein, with product MADITEAESGSKKRTLAIVAAALVGVMVVGGALWWVFTRAGTTTITAYFDKSIGIYDGSDVRVLGVKVGTVTSVQPQGDQVKVDLRVDRGIDIPADANAAQVTPSVVADRYIQLTPVFTGGNKMTSGSVIPIERTATPVEVDQLYASINDLASALGPEGANKDGALSKFVETGAANLDGNGAALGESITQLSDAARTLNDSRDNIAVTIKNLNTFVGALATNDQQVRQFNTQLSDLTGFLAGERDDLGAALNQLSFALGDVAKFVADNRDQLATTAEGLIAPTQTLANNKEGLANTLTMLPLAISNLVNSYDAESGVLASRLAFPDLQNPAEVMCKLMDLGKLVPGNPQFEELGRQMQPAIDQCVAVAAMTDAADQAKNMNLPFGILAGPERQMQVVPGTVPGVVSPRLSSGEGE
- a CDS encoding MCE family protein, producing the protein MKKRRSPAMAGAIGIVVVLLATVSAFFMDSLPFVGAGSSYAAEFSEAAGLKPGNEVRIAGVKVGKVTSVDLDGDRVLVDFKVKDAWVGDQTSASIQIKTILGQKYLALDPRGTENLNPKDRIPLERTTAPYDVVEAFSSAADTVGDIDTDQLAQSMETLSEAFSETPDDVRASLDGVSRLSQTIASRDQDLQKLFEATGKTSQILADRNKEFTQLISDGALLVQELNNRQQAISQLLTGTQRVSQQLTGLVRDNEAAIGPALTQLNGVIDILEANNENLDKALKLYEPFIRLYANVVGNGRWFDQVVVNLLPPGLPLIPGPRDPIRTLGGN